The following proteins come from a genomic window of Candidatus Desulfatibia profunda:
- a CDS encoding Mrp/NBP35 family ATP-binding protein — protein sequence MTQIHESISAAKKQCKTQKDHDLSVKESLQKIKNKLIVLSGKGGVGKTSVSVNLAIALADKGFNVGIMDVDLHGPDVPRMLGLTGMLGLSKNQKLSPMNYSKNLKAVSIESLSASKDDAIIWRGPLKNSAIRQFIGEVEWGELDYLIIDSPPGTGDEPLTVAQTIPDAKAIIVTTPQEVSLADVRKSISFCKVLKIEILGLIENMSGFSCPHCHEMIDLFGSGGGEKTAKAAGIQFLGKIPFDVNVVSCGDSGTSFQKKYNDSPVAKAFAGITEIISAL from the coding sequence ATGACTCAAATTCATGAAAGTATCAGTGCTGCTAAAAAACAGTGCAAGACCCAAAAAGATCATGACCTTTCCGTTAAAGAATCTTTGCAGAAAATTAAAAACAAGCTCATTGTTTTAAGCGGCAAAGGCGGGGTAGGTAAAACCAGCGTATCGGTCAATCTTGCCATTGCCCTGGCCGACAAGGGCTTTAACGTGGGGATTATGGATGTCGATCTGCATGGTCCTGATGTGCCGAGGATGCTCGGGCTTACAGGGATGCTTGGTCTGAGCAAAAACCAAAAACTGAGTCCCATGAACTACTCGAAAAACTTGAAAGCGGTTTCCATTGAATCGCTCAGCGCAAGTAAGGATGATGCCATTATTTGGCGAGGGCCGCTCAAAAATTCTGCAATTCGGCAGTTTATCGGAGAAGTGGAATGGGGTGAGCTTGATTATTTGATTATCGATTCTCCTCCCGGAACCGGAGATGAACCTTTAACCGTTGCGCAGACAATTCCCGATGCCAAAGCAATTATCGTCACAACACCTCAGGAGGTTTCATTGGCAGATGTCAGAAAATCGATCAGTTTCTGCAAGGTCTTAAAAATAGAAATTTTAGGCCTGATTGAAAACATGAGCGGGTTCAGCTGCCCGCACTGCCATGAGATGATTGATCTGTTCGGTTCCGGAGGAGGGGAAAAGACAGCCAAAGCGGCCGGAATACAGTTTCTGGGAAAAATTCCCTTTGACGTCAATGTCGTTTCGTGCGGTGACTCCGGCACCTCATTTCAGAAAAAATATAACGATTCCCCGGTGGCAAAGGCTTTTGCCGGGATTACCGAAATTATCTCAGCCTTATGA